A genomic segment from Streptosporangium roseum DSM 43021 encodes:
- the nth gene encoding endonuclease III — protein MQVPRNVGRAGESPLALVRRARRMDRILAETYPDAHCELDFRNPLELLVATILSAQCTDKRVNMVTPTLFAKYRTAEDYAGADRAEVEDIIRSTGFFRAKTNSIVGMAQALCDRYGGEVPGKLKDLVTLPGVGRKTANVVLGNAFGVPGITVDTHFQRLVHRFHWTEETDPVKIEHIVAGLIPKRDWTMMSHRLIWHGRRMCHARTPACGVCPLAALCPSYGIGPVAPAQAAKLVRPGPFS, from the coding sequence GTGCAGGTGCCTCGCAACGTCGGTCGTGCTGGTGAATCCCCGCTTGCCCTGGTCCGTCGCGCTCGGCGGATGGATCGCATCCTGGCGGAAACCTACCCAGATGCGCACTGCGAACTCGACTTCCGCAACCCCCTGGAGCTGCTGGTCGCGACGATCTTATCTGCGCAGTGTACGGACAAAAGAGTCAACATGGTTACTCCAACGCTTTTTGCGAAATATCGGACAGCGGAGGATTACGCCGGGGCCGACCGGGCCGAGGTGGAGGACATCATCCGGTCCACGGGGTTCTTCCGGGCCAAGACCAACAGCATCGTCGGCATGGCCCAGGCCCTGTGCGACCGCTACGGCGGAGAGGTCCCCGGCAAGCTCAAAGACCTGGTCACCCTGCCGGGCGTCGGCCGTAAGACCGCCAACGTGGTGCTCGGCAACGCCTTCGGGGTCCCCGGCATCACCGTGGACACCCACTTCCAGCGGCTCGTCCACCGGTTCCACTGGACGGAGGAGACCGACCCGGTCAAGATCGAACACATCGTCGCGGGGCTCATCCCGAAACGCGACTGGACGATGATGTCCCACCGCCTGATCTGGCACGGCCGCCGCATGTGCCACGCCCGCACGCCCGCCTGCGGCGTGTGCCCGCTCGCCGCGCTCTGCCCTTCGTACGGCATCGGCCCCGTCGCCCCCGCCCAGGCCGCCAAACTGGTACGCCCCGGCCCCTTCTCGTGA